From a single Methylacidiphilum kamchatkense Kam1 genomic region:
- a CDS encoding HAD-IC family P-type ATPase, producing the protein MPYDSNKLYLGLSWAEAKKRLLAEGPNTPPEKKESPLFLFLSKFWAPVPWMLEITILLEILLHRIHDGIAIAGFLVCSSMLSFLQEYRSKRALRSLLHKLSPNVRVLRDGVWTTIPAKELVRGDLVLLRSGDIVPADLQLIDGEIEVNESAITGESLPRTVHPEERLLSGSFVEAGQARGIVIATGAKTHFGKTTQLIEIASPPSEAQKVIFNIVKALVYVDSLLIALIFLYGIIKMAPLSFLLPYALVILIASVPVTLPSVFTLATALGSKELAEKGVLCTKLSALEDASTMDVLLVDKTGTLTCNELKLQILKPFAPCSEQNLLLFAALCSDPLGENPIDKAILEKVDELHLSTKELGLDFLHYIPADPKTKMAKAIYKDKEGRQCIVLKGSVPTVLKTIGINATEVLDQAKTLEADGSRILAVAYGSPAAHTLLGLIGFSDPLRTDAKELIAKIQWLGIKVVMVTGDQEYTAKSIGKQVGIGEHSITLSDSSAIDPQQIENYDIIAGVFPEDKYRIVQAFQKKNHVTGMTGDGVNDAPALRQAQVGIAVANAVDIAKSAASLILTNPGLMDIIPAILLSRAIFERILTYILNKMVKTVEVAFFMTLGLIVGNTFVLNPFLGVLLVLYNDVLTLSLVTDRVKPSNRIRKWPIRSIVIAGTTIGSMLLFFSFSLFLVAKYTLKLDPSHLQSLSFILLVLEGQATLYLVRERRNWWHSLPSPWMIVTSTMVLLGLTFQATKGIGMESIGFASLMAIVIATFLYFFMLDFFKVWLFRRLHL; encoded by the coding sequence GTGCCTTACGACAGCAACAAGCTTTACTTAGGGTTATCATGGGCGGAAGCAAAAAAACGGTTGTTAGCAGAGGGTCCTAATACTCCCCCTGAAAAGAAAGAATCCCCTTTATTCCTGTTTCTTTCGAAATTTTGGGCTCCTGTTCCATGGATGCTTGAAATAACGATTCTTTTAGAAATCCTTCTCCACCGAATTCATGATGGGATCGCTATTGCTGGATTCCTTGTTTGTTCCTCTATGCTTTCTTTTTTGCAAGAGTACCGTTCGAAACGTGCCCTGCGTTCCCTGCTCCATAAACTTTCTCCTAACGTTCGAGTACTCAGAGATGGCGTATGGACAACAATCCCTGCAAAAGAACTGGTTCGTGGGGATCTTGTCCTTTTACGCAGCGGGGATATTGTCCCTGCCGATCTGCAACTCATCGATGGAGAAATAGAAGTCAATGAATCAGCAATAACTGGTGAGTCTCTCCCACGTACCGTTCACCCAGAAGAAAGGCTTTTAAGCGGTTCTTTTGTGGAAGCAGGACAAGCGCGTGGCATTGTCATTGCAACAGGAGCAAAAACCCACTTTGGGAAAACCACTCAGTTGATTGAAATTGCCTCTCCCCCAAGTGAAGCACAAAAAGTCATATTCAATATCGTTAAAGCATTGGTCTATGTAGATAGTCTGCTCATCGCATTAATTTTTCTTTATGGAATTATAAAGATGGCTCCCCTATCCTTTCTCTTACCTTATGCCCTTGTTATTCTTATTGCCTCTGTTCCTGTTACTTTGCCTTCTGTTTTCACTCTGGCTACAGCCCTAGGCTCAAAAGAGCTTGCAGAAAAAGGCGTGCTCTGTACCAAACTTTCTGCTCTAGAAGACGCCTCAACTATGGACGTTTTGCTTGTAGACAAAACCGGAACGTTGACGTGTAATGAACTCAAGCTTCAGATTTTAAAGCCCTTTGCTCCCTGTTCAGAGCAAAATCTCCTGCTTTTTGCTGCGCTTTGTTCCGATCCGCTGGGAGAAAATCCTATCGATAAAGCTATCCTTGAAAAAGTAGACGAACTTCATTTGTCTACCAAAGAACTTGGTCTGGACTTTCTACACTATATTCCCGCAGATCCTAAGACTAAAATGGCTAAGGCTATATACAAAGATAAAGAAGGAAGGCAGTGCATAGTCCTCAAAGGATCTGTTCCTACCGTACTAAAAACGATAGGGATCAATGCTACAGAAGTACTGGATCAAGCAAAAACACTTGAGGCCGATGGCTCACGCATCCTTGCCGTTGCCTATGGTTCTCCTGCTGCCCATACGCTGCTAGGGCTTATCGGTTTTTCGGATCCACTGAGGACGGATGCAAAAGAATTAATCGCAAAGATTCAATGGCTCGGTATCAAAGTGGTTATGGTCACTGGAGATCAGGAATACACTGCGAAATCCATAGGAAAACAAGTGGGTATTGGAGAACATTCGATTACCTTATCCGATTCCTCAGCTATTGATCCGCAACAAATTGAGAACTACGACATTATAGCTGGGGTCTTCCCTGAGGATAAATATAGAATTGTTCAGGCATTTCAAAAGAAAAACCATGTGACAGGAATGACAGGCGATGGCGTCAATGATGCCCCAGCGCTGCGACAAGCCCAAGTAGGAATAGCCGTTGCTAACGCTGTCGATATCGCAAAATCCGCTGCTAGCCTTATTCTTACCAATCCAGGCCTGATGGATATCATTCCGGCAATCCTGCTCAGCCGTGCTATTTTCGAAAGGATCCTTACTTATATCCTCAACAAAATGGTCAAAACGGTAGAAGTAGCGTTCTTTATGACGCTAGGACTAATCGTTGGAAATACTTTTGTATTGAATCCATTTCTTGGTGTTCTTCTTGTCCTTTATAATGATGTGCTCACGCTTTCCCTAGTGACAGATAGAGTAAAACCATCCAATCGGATCCGAAAATGGCCAATCCGATCGATCGTTATTGCAGGGACAACGATCGGTAGTATGCTGCTATTCTTTTCTTTCAGCCTTTTTTTGGTAGCTAAATATACTTTAAAGCTGGATCCATCTCATCTCCAATCCCTTAGTTTCATCCTTCTCGTATTGGAAGGGCAAGCTACCCTCTACCTGGTCAGAGAACGACGCAACTGGTGGCATTCCCTTCCAAGCCCCTGGATGATAGTTACCTCGACCATGGTGCTCTTAGGCCTAACGTTCCAGGCTACAAAGGGAATTGGCATGGAAAGCATTGGATTTGCTTCGCTCATGGCTATTGTCATAGCCACTTTCCTCTATTTCTTCATGCTAGATTTTTTTAAAGTTTGGCTGTTCCGAAGACTTCATCTTTAG